A stretch of the Cucurbita pepo subsp. pepo cultivar mu-cu-16 chromosome LG16, ASM280686v2, whole genome shotgun sequence genome encodes the following:
- the LOC111776749 gene encoding protein CASPARIAN STRIP INTEGRITY FACTOR 1-like, which yields MFFKYKLGFVFFLLFLLSSSFFSTICIAGGPSKLVHEVVNGVVHEGRKRTTRDEMEDVHERLLRVNTKDYGRYDPSPSFVKPPFKLIPN from the exons ATGTTTTTCAAGTATAAGCTCggcttcgtcttcttcctcctcttcctcctctcgAGCTCGTTTTTCTCCACTATTTGCATTGCAGGTGGG CCTTCTAAGCTGGTTCATGAGGTTGTTAATGGTGTTGTGCATGAG GGTCGAAAGAGGACGACACGAGATGAAATGGAGGACGTCCACGAAAGGCTTTTGAGGGTAAACACCAAAGACTATGGAAGATATGATCCATCTCCATCTTTTGTGAAGCCTCCTTTCAAGCTCATCCCCAActaa